From the genome of Elusimicrobiota bacterium, one region includes:
- the lpxB gene encoding lipid-A-disaccharide synthase, whose translation MTDASSKNHFLIVAGDPSADRHGAALVQALRRQRPGVRISALGGDHLKEAADHFIYPLVGLGGFGFWEPLMKLPQLWVALGKIKRLFQEDRPDLVIPMDYYGFNIHVARSAYAKGVPVVYYISPQVWASRSGRIRNLATIIRRMLVILPFEETLYRSAGVPVTFVGHPLLEKVPAPADLPTGQAGPPTGPARIGLLPGSRWGTIQRHLPILVETARRLRERHPEAEFLMFKPAEIDEARYRPDLTGAPWIRLVTDADYRERQTLRVALSVSGTAALENMLLGIPMVILYRLSALSYQVARRIITVPFIGMPNILAGRSIVPELIQEAATPDRLAEAAERFLQEQTLWEQTRNGLMDLRQSLGQGGSERAATAILQEVHP comes from the coding sequence ATGACTGACGCTTCTTCAAAAAATCATTTTCTGATCGTGGCCGGAGATCCTTCCGCAGACCGCCATGGCGCGGCTCTGGTTCAAGCCCTGCGCCGACAGCGGCCGGGCGTGCGGATTTCCGCTCTCGGAGGGGACCATCTGAAGGAAGCCGCCGATCATTTTATCTATCCCCTGGTGGGGCTGGGGGGATTCGGCTTCTGGGAACCGCTGATGAAGCTTCCTCAACTCTGGGTGGCTCTAGGGAAAATCAAACGATTGTTTCAAGAAGACCGCCCTGATCTGGTTATTCCGATGGACTACTACGGCTTCAATATCCACGTGGCTCGAAGCGCCTATGCGAAAGGCGTCCCGGTTGTTTACTACATCAGCCCGCAAGTCTGGGCCAGCCGCTCTGGACGCATTCGAAACCTGGCCACGATTATTCGCCGGATGCTGGTGATCCTGCCGTTTGAGGAAACGCTTTACCGCAGCGCCGGTGTGCCGGTCACCTTCGTCGGACATCCCCTTTTAGAAAAAGTACCGGCGCCAGCGGACCTACCTACCGGTCAGGCAGGTCCGCCCACAGGACCAGCCCGGATCGGCCTGTTGCCGGGATCCCGCTGGGGAACGATCCAACGGCATTTGCCGATCCTTGTTGAAACAGCCAGACGCCTGAGAGAACGGCATCCGGAGGCGGAGTTTCTGATGTTTAAACCCGCCGAAATCGACGAAGCGCGGTATCGTCCTGACTTGACCGGCGCGCCCTGGATCCGGCTTGTGACCGACGCCGATTACCGGGAGCGTCAAACGCTCCGCGTCGCCCTCTCTGTCTCAGGCACCGCCGCCCTCGAAAACATGCTTCTGGGAATTCCCATGGTCATCCTCTACCGCCTGTCCGCACTCAGTTACCAGGTGGCCCGAAGGATTATTACGGTTCCGTTTATCGGCATGCCCAATATCCTCGCCGGGCGTTCGATCGTCCCCGAATTGATCCAGGAGGCCGCCACCCCGGACCGCCTAGCCGAAGCGGCTGAACGCTTTTTGCAAGAGCAGACCCTCTGGGAGCAAACGCGAAACGGACTGATGGATCTTCGCCAATCCCTCGGTCAGGGCGGAAGCGAGCGTGCGGCCACAGCGATTCTGCAGGAGGTTCATCCATGA
- a CDS encoding Gfo/Idh/MocA family oxidoreductase has protein sequence MPLSSLLRVFTSRKPLEARFPRIRVGLIGAGRMGQFHARHLARNPQVALVGVVDPSAAHSRLISKKFRVPAYPDPSQLIGHMDAAIIATPTPTHYTIGKQLLEAGIPCLIEKPLTATLPEAEELIAIAEQRGVILQVGHIERFNPAVIAAANYIVSPQFIEVNRLGPYDLRVAHIGVVMDLMIHDLDIVLFLVGQEITRVEAVGARVLSDHEDIAKVRLYFAGGCIADLSASRVSMERYRRIRVFQKNAYLSIDYAAPQLKIYRKKHPVVKSFSDVEFLKPKLAKQDPLALEQSHFLECVREGKKPLVSGYHGRDALRLAREVLQNLKIHD, from the coding sequence ATGCCTCTGAGCTCACTCTTACGGGTCTTCACCTCTAGGAAACCCCTTGAGGCCCGCTTCCCGCGGATCCGCGTCGGACTCATCGGCGCCGGACGCATGGGTCAGTTCCATGCCCGACATCTGGCACGGAACCCTCAGGTCGCTCTGGTAGGGGTGGTGGACCCCAGCGCGGCGCACAGCCGGCTGATCTCTAAGAAATTCCGGGTGCCGGCCTATCCCGATCCCTCCCAATTGATCGGCCATATGGATGCGGCTATTATCGCCACGCCGACACCCACGCATTACACCATTGGTAAACAGCTTCTGGAGGCTGGGATTCCCTGCCTCATCGAAAAACCGCTCACCGCCACCCTGCCGGAGGCTGAAGAGCTCATCGCCATCGCGGAACAGCGCGGAGTGATCCTGCAGGTCGGCCATATCGAACGGTTTAATCCGGCGGTGATTGCCGCTGCCAACTATATCGTTTCGCCGCAGTTCATCGAAGTCAACCGGCTGGGTCCCTATGATCTGCGCGTCGCCCATATCGGCGTGGTAATGGACCTGATGATCCATGATCTCGATATCGTTCTTTTTCTCGTGGGGCAGGAGATCACGCGGGTGGAAGCGGTGGGAGCCCGCGTCCTGTCGGACCACGAAGACATCGCCAAAGTGCGTCTGTATTTTGCGGGCGGCTGCATCGCGGACTTGTCGGCGTCCCGGGTCTCGATGGAACGATACCGCCGCATTCGTGTTTTCCAGAAGAACGCTTATCTGTCGATCGACTACGCCGCCCCACAGCTCAAGATTTACCGCAAGAAGCATCCGGTGGTGAAAAGTTTTTCCGACGTCGAATTTCTGAAACCCAAACTGGCCAAACAGGACCCGTTGGCCCTGGAACAGAGTCATTTCCTCGAGTGTGTGCGGGAGGGGAAAAAGCCGCTGGTCTCCGGGTATCATGGCCGCGACGCCTTACGCCTAGCCAGAGAAGTTTTGCAGAACCTCAAAATTCATGACTGA
- the lpxI gene encoding UDP-2,3-diacylglucosamine diphosphatase LpxI (LpxI, functionally equivalent to LpxH, replaces it in LPS biosynthesis in a minority of bacteria.): MRKTNVGDVSSPGVDKKIGLIAGQGAFPIYFAEAAHRRGEKVIAVALKEEADPSIEKHVDAVTWLSLGQLGKTIEYFKTQGVTRAVMAGRVRHTQLFRGIVPDWRAAKLLTSVANKKAASILSAVTDEFNKDGIAFLPSTTYLDNWLCPDGLFTKRRMTSAEEADVAFGWPLARALAGQDIGQTLVVKDKTVVAVEAMEGTDDCIRRAGRVAGDGCVVIKVARPKQDLRFDIPVVGARTLASMQEAGAQVLALETGKTLLLEKEKLIEIANASELTLTGLHL; encoded by the coding sequence TTGAGGAAGACTAACGTGGGAGATGTCTCTTCCCCAGGCGTTGACAAAAAAATCGGCCTGATCGCTGGCCAGGGTGCCTTCCCGATCTACTTTGCCGAAGCCGCTCACCGGCGCGGCGAGAAAGTGATCGCAGTCGCGCTGAAGGAAGAAGCGGATCCCTCCATCGAGAAGCATGTGGATGCGGTCACCTGGTTATCGTTGGGACAACTCGGGAAAACCATCGAGTATTTTAAAACACAGGGCGTCACCCGGGCCGTCATGGCCGGACGGGTCCGGCACACGCAGCTTTTTCGCGGGATTGTGCCCGATTGGCGGGCGGCCAAACTGCTGACGTCCGTCGCCAACAAAAAGGCCGCTTCGATTCTTTCCGCGGTGACAGACGAGTTTAATAAAGACGGCATCGCGTTTTTGCCTTCTACCACTTATTTGGACAACTGGCTTTGTCCCGACGGTCTTTTCACGAAACGACGCATGACTTCAGCGGAAGAAGCGGATGTCGCGTTTGGCTGGCCGTTGGCCCGCGCCCTCGCCGGTCAGGACATCGGGCAAACGCTGGTCGTTAAAGATAAAACGGTGGTGGCCGTGGAAGCCATGGAAGGAACGGATGATTGCATCCGACGCGCCGGCCGGGTCGCAGGGGACGGCTGCGTGGTGATTAAAGTCGCCCGCCCCAAACAGGATCTTCGCTTTGACATCCCGGTGGTCGGCGCGCGGACGCTGGCCTCGATGCAGGAAGCCGGCGCACAGGTTCTGGCGCTGGAGACCGGGAAAACGCTCCTTCTTGAAAAAGAAAAACTCATTGAGATTGCCAATGCCTCTGAGCTCACTCTTACGGGTCTTCACCTCTAG
- the lpxA gene encoding acyl-ACP--UDP-N-acetylglucosamine O-acyltransferase, whose amino-acid sequence MNTVMTIHPTAIIHPTAQIADGVIIGPYAVIGENVVLHPRVRIGPHAVVEFADVGEACQIHAGSFIGTAPQDLKYRGERTRVSLGPGCVIRECVTLNRGTAATALTQIGARCLFMAYSHVAHDCIIGSEVIVANSVAIAGHCDVGDGAIIGGMAGIHQFVRIGKLAMIGAGAMVPLDIAPFTMAQGDRAKLHGLNLIGLKRRGYSTEAIADLKKAYRELFDATIPLKEQIEHMMKQERTPAVRDLLSFLQASTRGICRPASKKNAVEED is encoded by the coding sequence ATGAATACCGTGATGACTATTCATCCAACCGCCATTATTCATCCGACCGCACAAATCGCTGATGGGGTGATCATCGGTCCCTACGCCGTCATCGGTGAAAACGTTGTGCTGCACCCTCGGGTACGGATCGGGCCTCATGCCGTGGTGGAGTTTGCCGACGTGGGGGAAGCCTGCCAGATTCATGCGGGCTCTTTTATCGGCACCGCTCCTCAGGATTTGAAGTACCGCGGCGAGCGCACGCGGGTCAGCTTGGGTCCCGGCTGCGTGATCCGCGAATGCGTGACGCTCAACCGCGGAACCGCCGCCACCGCGTTGACCCAGATCGGCGCCCGCTGTCTGTTTATGGCCTATTCGCACGTGGCGCATGACTGCATCATCGGATCGGAAGTCATCGTCGCCAACTCCGTGGCCATCGCCGGTCACTGCGACGTCGGAGACGGTGCGATCATCGGCGGCATGGCGGGCATCCATCAATTTGTCAGAATCGGGAAACTGGCCATGATCGGCGCCGGCGCCATGGTCCCGTTGGACATCGCCCCCTTTACGATGGCGCAGGGGGACCGCGCCAAACTGCATGGATTGAATTTGATTGGTTTGAAGCGTCGCGGTTATTCGACGGAAGCAATCGCTGATTTAAAAAAGGCTTATCGCGAATTGTTTGACGCCACCATCCCGCTCAAGGAACAAATCGAACACATGATGAAGCAGGAGCGGACACCGGCTGTCCGGGACCTGCTTTCTTTCCTGCAAGCCAGCACCCGCGGCATTTGCCGCCCTGCCTCCAAAAAAAACGCTGTTGAGGAAGACTAA
- the fabZ gene encoding 3-hydroxyacyl-ACP dehydratase FabZ — MSETVLDFEAIRKIIPHRFPFLLVDRVTITEPDKRAVGLKCVSGNEPFFQGHFPDRAIMPGVLIVESMAQVACALFLSKPSFKDKLAFFMGMEEIKFRKPVVPGDRLEIKIEMLKVRDRFGKAKGEAYVEGQLVTEATFSFAIVDKENATA; from the coding sequence ATGTCAGAAACCGTCCTAGATTTTGAGGCCATCCGGAAGATTATTCCGCATCGTTTTCCATTTTTACTGGTCGATCGCGTTACCATTACGGAACCCGATAAGCGCGCTGTCGGTTTGAAATGCGTTTCCGGCAATGAGCCTTTTTTTCAGGGACACTTTCCGGATCGTGCGATCATGCCCGGCGTCCTGATTGTCGAGTCCATGGCGCAGGTGGCCTGCGCGTTGTTTCTGTCGAAGCCGTCGTTCAAGGACAAACTGGCCTTCTTCATGGGCATGGAAGAGATCAAATTCCGAAAACCCGTTGTTCCGGGCGACCGGCTGGAGATTAAGATTGAAATGCTGAAGGTGCGCGACCGCTTTGGGAAAGCCAAGGGTGAAGCCTATGTGGAAGGACAGCTGGTCACCGAAGCCACATTCAGTTTCGCCATCGTCGATAAGGAAAACGCAACGGCATGA
- the lpxC gene encoding UDP-3-O-acyl-N-acetylglucosamine deacetylase: MEIQHTIAREADVQGIGLHTGNLCKVVFKPAPAGTGIVLIRTDLPGNPSVLAHYSNILGVIRGTTVGNPAMRVHTIEHMLSALYALGIDNVFIEMNANEPPVLDGSSLGFFDALNETGLQSLGVPRQILKVTEPFEYRGGETGIRVEPSEDLRLTASIVYNHPLIQEQQMTVTIQPDTYRTEIAPCRTFCFDYEVEALKKQGLARGGSLDNAVVVGLDRIHNKEKMLRFPDEFVRHKILDLLGDLYLLGCRLKGHVIARRPGHGHNTNFIKQLAEHLLNKELSCQKPS, translated from the coding sequence ATGGAAATTCAACACACGATCGCCCGGGAAGCCGATGTTCAAGGCATCGGCCTTCACACCGGAAACCTCTGTAAGGTTGTTTTCAAACCGGCTCCAGCGGGGACCGGAATCGTTTTAATCCGGACTGACTTGCCGGGGAATCCATCCGTCCTGGCCCATTACTCGAACATCCTCGGAGTCATCCGGGGGACAACCGTCGGCAACCCAGCCATGCGGGTACATACCATCGAACACATGCTCTCGGCGCTCTATGCCTTGGGTATCGACAACGTTTTCATCGAGATGAATGCCAATGAGCCGCCGGTGCTGGACGGATCGAGTCTCGGTTTTTTCGACGCGTTAAATGAAACCGGTCTTCAATCCCTCGGCGTACCGCGACAGATTTTGAAAGTGACAGAGCCTTTTGAATACCGGGGCGGCGAGACGGGAATTCGCGTGGAACCCTCCGAGGACCTGCGGCTGACCGCGTCCATTGTCTACAACCATCCGCTCATTCAGGAACAACAGATGACCGTCACCATCCAGCCCGACACGTACCGCACCGAGATCGCTCCGTGCCGCACATTCTGTTTTGATTACGAAGTGGAAGCGCTCAAAAAACAGGGATTGGCCAGGGGGGGGTCTTTGGACAACGCGGTGGTCGTCGGTTTGGACCGCATTCACAACAAGGAGAAGATGCTGCGTTTCCCTGACGAGTTCGTCCGCCATAAGATCCTGGATCTCCTCGGCGATCTCTACCTTCTGGGTTGCCGGCTCAAAGGCCATGTCATTGCGCGGCGGCCCGGCCACGGACACAATACGAATTTTATCAAACAACTGGCTGAACACCTATTGAACAAGGAGTTATCATGTCAGAAACCGTCCTAG
- the lpxD gene encoding UDP-3-O-(3-hydroxymyristoyl)glucosamine N-acyltransferase, protein MARLQARDIAQAVGGELQGDENRFVEGAAGLEEAGEHQISFFHNLKYSDALNRTKAGVVVIPEKTNGLTLPEGKTWIRVSNPQGAFAQILGLLGKDRQRPPQGIHPQSSIDPKAQMGATVGVGAFVVIEAGAVIGSGTVLYPGCYIGANSHVGENCILYPNVTLREDVEVGSRVIIHVGAVLGADGYGFATQNGQHHKIPQIGRVVVEDDVEIGANVTIDRATTGETCVGAGTKIDNLVHIAHNVRIGRHCLIVAQVGISGSTRIGNNVTLAGQVGVAGHLTIGDGAVIAAQSGIMNNVKPGEVLFGSPARPHRQAMKLQAIYGKLPEIYDALKLLKRKFGL, encoded by the coding sequence ATGGCCCGTCTACAGGCGCGAGACATCGCTCAAGCGGTTGGAGGGGAGCTCCAGGGAGACGAAAATCGTTTCGTCGAAGGAGCCGCCGGACTGGAAGAAGCCGGTGAACACCAGATTTCGTTTTTTCATAACCTAAAATACAGCGATGCCTTAAACCGGACCAAAGCCGGGGTGGTGGTGATCCCGGAGAAAACAAACGGCTTAACCCTGCCCGAAGGAAAAACGTGGATACGGGTCTCTAATCCGCAAGGGGCTTTTGCTCAAATCCTCGGTCTTCTGGGCAAGGACCGGCAGCGTCCTCCGCAAGGCATCCACCCTCAATCCAGCATTGATCCAAAAGCCCAAATGGGGGCCACTGTCGGCGTCGGCGCTTTTGTTGTGATCGAAGCGGGAGCGGTCATCGGTTCCGGAACCGTTCTGTATCCTGGATGCTACATCGGAGCCAACAGCCACGTCGGAGAGAACTGCATCCTTTACCCGAATGTGACCCTTCGCGAAGATGTCGAGGTGGGTTCTCGCGTCATTATCCACGTGGGAGCGGTCCTGGGCGCCGATGGGTACGGATTCGCCACCCAGAACGGCCAGCACCATAAAATCCCGCAAATCGGCCGGGTGGTCGTGGAAGACGATGTCGAAATTGGCGCCAATGTCACGATTGATCGCGCCACCACCGGAGAAACCTGCGTCGGCGCAGGAACAAAGATCGACAACCTGGTCCACATCGCCCATAATGTGCGGATTGGCCGCCACTGCCTGATCGTCGCGCAGGTTGGCATATCCGGATCAACCCGTATTGGCAACAACGTCACGCTGGCCGGCCAGGTCGGAGTGGCCGGTCATCTGACCATCGGAGACGGGGCCGTGATCGCCGCGCAGTCCGGCATCATGAATAACGTCAAACCCGGAGAGGTCCTGTTCGGCAGCCCGGCTCGGCCGCACCGCCAGGCCATGAAGCTGCAAGCGATTTACGGGAAGCTCCCTGAAATATACGACGCCTTGAAGCTCCTGAAAAGAAAATTCGGCTTATAA
- a CDS encoding OmpH family outer membrane protein, which translates to MMRRSSRTVLILSSLLLLSCGRSRAVEIPLDTISPLRIGYIDLQRVFDTYPEKSFAEGDLLREIEKRKRELGRRQNEIGTLREQIAADDSALVKARTGQPVLVPFNNIPEPEPTKPAAAAATPPASSTSTVRTSSATAVEPYPTEDPLAGLPGHTDIASTLLPTPPTLPGIKPSPAKPVPTLLDLLAGATAPVVLQADAISALENRIQKNRRALDRATTSFKSFRTNAVGDMKQLQTEKTYGVMSKIYAVLQTLARDENITVVIDKAYILYGEETVDLSDKLISRLQAEAM; encoded by the coding sequence ATGATGCGACGATCGTCACGAACGGTTTTGATCCTCTCCAGCCTCCTGTTGCTTTCTTGCGGGAGGAGCCGTGCCGTCGAAATTCCGCTCGACACCATTTCACCCCTCCGGATCGGCTATATCGATCTGCAGCGGGTCTTTGATACCTACCCGGAAAAATCGTTTGCCGAAGGGGACTTGTTGCGTGAGATTGAAAAGCGCAAGCGCGAGCTGGGCCGCCGGCAGAACGAAATCGGCACGTTGCGCGAACAAATTGCGGCCGATGATTCGGCTCTGGTGAAGGCCCGAACCGGCCAACCGGTCCTGGTCCCTTTCAATAACATTCCTGAACCGGAACCCACAAAACCCGCGGCGGCGGCGGCGACACCGCCGGCTTCCAGCACGAGCACCGTCCGGACCAGTTCCGCAACGGCGGTTGAGCCCTATCCAACCGAAGATCCTCTGGCCGGACTTCCGGGGCACACGGACATCGCCTCGACACTCCTGCCCACACCCCCAACTTTACCGGGGATCAAACCGTCACCGGCCAAACCGGTTCCGACCCTCCTGGATCTATTGGCCGGAGCCACCGCACCCGTTGTCCTTCAAGCCGATGCGATTTCCGCGCTGGAGAACCGCATCCAGAAAAACCGCCGGGCCCTGGACCGCGCCACGACCTCCTTTAAATCCTTCCGCACCAATGCGGTCGGCGACATGAAACAGCTGCAGACCGAAAAAACCTATGGGGTGATGTCTAAGATTTACGCTGTTCTGCAGACGCTGGCGCGGGATGAGAATATTACGGTCGTCATCGATAAAGCCTATATCCTTTACGGCGAGGAGACCGTTGATCTCAGCGATAAACTCATCAGCCGCCTGCAAGCGGAGGCGATGTAA
- the bamA gene encoding outer membrane protein assembly factor BamA → MRSRKVLLWVAGLMVLGASKVKAVDSAAKTPAPDQIFAEFSSSGTSATPGQTPSASPQTFPAPALGGLPLPPTFSTSSYQASGSSTSFTPALEEKHISRFAKILKIKTEGNRNVRERVILAQAKTRKGDLYDPEKLRKDVQSIFGLGNFDDVNVDVSDMTGGLAVTFQVVEKPMIKRIDFKGNKKLSSSKLRDAITLKENDPLDKLKLTMDIDKILTLYKDEGFAAAQAEPFTTSDATNHVTVTFFVTEGTRVLVNEVILDRVTAFKPKKIARLMKTRRKKVFKQEVLTEDLKEVVKFYKNNGYQNIKIGEIKQVFNEDKTRLTLTLPIDEGPLFHFGAVRFSGNLIFQNDKLQPAVQFKPGEIFNQDKMDSAIAKLQDVYGAQGYIRVQVKPEFAQDAAKGIVDTEFQMTEGEVVYVDHIGVEGNVHTKDFVIRREVQLKEGEPFSSVKARKSVERLYNLGFLDNVDVDVQQPSSPNKADVIFTVTEGKPGMLSAGAGYSSVDHLIGTFQIQHINFLGRGQRLNLMWQYGGRLNSFDLGWTEPWMLGKPVTFGVDIFNTKRIQQLGTLSNAYTTHDIGSSLTVGPRFSDIYSLHFTYTFANRLRSDVANDIVTRQAVLGTGCAADPNCNEFHAINSNLTQQFVRDTRDNQFDPQRGMRNSFAVTEGGIFPANAIRFYKPYIDQSIHIPTFWKFVLSLHGQFSWVRPYGDSTRSDIVDELYRVGGSETVRGYDLGHVGVLEGGEIMNVYNVEYKFPIAPDEHGRTLLQGVFFYDVGGSWNRFKDIDYRIGTSHAGLKSGVGFGIRFKTPVFPLRLDWGHALNPDPGEAQSQFYFTVGSLF, encoded by the coding sequence TTGCGATCACGAAAGGTACTTTTATGGGTGGCGGGACTCATGGTCTTGGGGGCGTCCAAGGTGAAAGCCGTGGATTCAGCCGCGAAAACACCTGCCCCCGATCAAATCTTCGCCGAGTTTAGCTCCTCTGGAACCTCCGCGACACCCGGCCAGACCCCCTCCGCCTCTCCCCAAACATTCCCTGCGCCGGCATTGGGAGGCCTTCCGCTCCCTCCGACTTTCTCGACCAGCAGTTACCAGGCCTCCGGTTCGTCCACGTCCTTTACTCCTGCGCTTGAAGAAAAACACATTTCGCGTTTTGCCAAAATCCTGAAGATCAAGACGGAGGGCAACCGGAACGTTCGCGAACGGGTGATCCTCGCCCAGGCGAAAACCCGAAAAGGCGATCTGTATGACCCGGAAAAACTGCGCAAAGACGTGCAGTCCATTTTCGGACTGGGCAATTTCGACGATGTGAATGTGGATGTTTCCGACATGACCGGAGGCCTTGCCGTCACGTTTCAGGTCGTTGAGAAACCGATGATTAAACGCATTGATTTTAAAGGCAATAAAAAACTCTCCTCCAGCAAGCTGCGCGATGCGATTACGCTGAAAGAAAACGATCCCCTGGATAAGCTCAAACTCACGATGGATATCGATAAAATCCTGACCCTCTATAAGGATGAAGGGTTTGCCGCCGCTCAGGCCGAACCCTTTACCACGAGCGACGCCACCAATCATGTGACCGTAACGTTTTTTGTCACCGAGGGTACGCGGGTCCTCGTGAACGAAGTCATTCTCGACCGGGTGACGGCCTTCAAGCCCAAAAAGATCGCCCGCCTCATGAAGACACGGCGCAAGAAAGTATTCAAGCAGGAAGTTCTCACGGAGGACCTGAAAGAAGTCGTCAAGTTCTACAAGAACAACGGTTATCAAAACATCAAAATCGGAGAGATCAAGCAGGTTTTCAACGAAGACAAGACCCGCTTGACCCTGACCCTTCCGATCGACGAAGGCCCGCTCTTCCATTTCGGTGCGGTGCGGTTCTCCGGGAATCTCATTTTCCAGAATGACAAGTTGCAGCCGGCGGTTCAATTCAAACCGGGCGAGATTTTTAACCAGGACAAAATGGATTCGGCCATCGCCAAACTACAGGACGTCTACGGCGCGCAGGGTTATATTCGCGTCCAGGTGAAACCGGAATTTGCGCAGGATGCCGCCAAAGGAATCGTCGATACGGAATTTCAGATGACGGAAGGGGAAGTGGTCTACGTGGATCATATCGGCGTTGAAGGAAATGTGCACACCAAAGATTTCGTCATCCGCCGCGAAGTTCAGCTGAAGGAAGGCGAACCGTTCAGCTCTGTCAAGGCCCGCAAGAGCGTGGAACGTCTCTATAATCTTGGCTTCCTGGACAATGTCGATGTCGACGTTCAACAACCCAGCTCGCCGAATAAAGCGGACGTGATCTTTACGGTCACGGAAGGCAAACCCGGCATGCTCTCCGCCGGCGCCGGTTACTCTTCCGTCGACCATCTCATCGGGACGTTCCAGATCCAGCACATCAATTTTTTGGGACGCGGCCAACGGCTGAACCTCATGTGGCAGTACGGCGGCCGGCTTAACAGCTTTGATCTGGGCTGGACCGAGCCGTGGATGCTCGGCAAACCCGTCACCTTCGGAGTCGATATCTTCAACACCAAGCGCATCCAGCAGCTGGGGACCCTCTCGAATGCTTACACAACCCACGATATCGGCAGCAGTCTGACCGTCGGACCCCGTTTTTCCGACATTTATAGCCTCCACTTCACCTATACGTTTGCCAACCGGCTGCGGTCCGACGTCGCCAACGATATCGTGACCCGCCAAGCCGTTCTGGGGACGGGCTGCGCCGCGGATCCAAACTGCAACGAATTCCATGCCATTAACTCCAATCTCACACAACAATTCGTGCGGGACACGAGGGATAATCAATTTGATCCCCAGCGGGGGATGCGAAACTCCTTCGCGGTGACCGAAGGCGGGATTTTCCCGGCCAACGCCATCCGGTTTTACAAACCCTACATCGATCAGAGCATCCATATCCCGACCTTCTGGAAATTTGTCCTTTCGCTTCACGGCCAATTCTCCTGGGTGAGACCCTACGGGGACTCCACCCGTTCCGACATCGTGGATGAACTCTACCGGGTGGGCGGCAGCGAGACGGTCCGCGGCTATGATCTGGGTCATGTCGGTGTCCTGGAGGGCGGCGAAATCATGAACGTGTATAATGTAGAATACAAATTCCCAATCGCCCCGGATGAACATGGCCGCACGCTCTTGCAGGGGGTGTTTTTCTACGATGTGGGGGGGTCTTGGAACCGTTTCAAAGACATCGATTACCGCATCGGGACATCTCATGCCGGCCTGAAGTCAGGCGTTGGATTTGGCATTCGCTTTAAAACCCCTGTGTTCCCGTTGCGGCTGGACTGGGGACACGCACTGAATCCCGATCCCGGAGAAGCGCAATCTCAGTTTTATTTCACAGTGGGAAGCCTATTCTAA